The Drosophila albomicans strain 15112-1751.03 unplaced genomic scaffold, ASM965048v2 ctg37_pilon, whole genome shotgun sequence sequence TATACATTCACGCAGCTTGCACGACATTGAAAATATCATACTGGCACAAGCCGCAACGGTGCTCAATCAAAAAACCTCTTGCAATGATCAAGGTGAAAATACTGATAGTAATAGCGATGAAGAGGCGACGCCTCTGTGTATTTGGCATCCTAGCTCTATATCTGATCAACGCTCAGAACCAATTCAACTTGGCTGCAGTACTGCTGCGGAAATTGTGTTGGAATTCGCATCAAAATCTCGATTGCAGAATACCATGATAAGTGAAACAAATGCTCCTCCTGTTCAAAATCCAAAAGATGGCATGACAAAGAATTGTCCGGTTTTAAACTTATCGCCAATAACTGCTCATGCACTTAAACCAGAAAACATTGTTCCTTGTATTAACGATCCCAGTTACTTGGTGGACATTCAATTCCCTCCAACGCCATCGACGCCACCGACCAGTAGTAACAGTAGTTGCTCAACGGGTCCGCTTGGTGCATCTTCTACTTCAAACAACAGTGGATATCATAATCGCCGGAAATCGCGATTTGCGCGTCGCATTGATATACCTGCAACATTATTACCAAATATCAGCGCAACGAATAATAAGAAGGTATTTCAAGAAGAGGTCGTTTCGATTGCCAATCTACCGGGGTGTGCAAAAACTTCAGCCGCTACTCGAACAACCATCGCCACTTCCTCCTCAACAGTAGCAACTGTATCTACATTTCAAGACCGCACGCTTTCTAATGTGTTAAAGACTCAATATAACTCCTCGACGACGGCTAATGAGAGTAAAATTACAAATGGAAATACTCCAGCTGGAATTGGTACTACTAAAGCCGGTGCTCCTAGCAATAATTGTGAAGGTATCACTGTATTTGACGTCCCTTACGATTTGAGCATTGGAAGCCGtctacaaaaaatgtaattaaaaagtaaaataaaagttttatgTTTGGGGTACCGAAGCTAAAGCATTATTTTTAACCGCAACCTATAGTTCTTTTCCATCCGCTCAAACAAACCAAAAGTTAGAAAGCCACAGTCGAGTttgctcgattgtgagatacccgctacccaacttcaaccaataaaatattgaaatataccaaaagctatatttcgatattgcaaatataatttcaaattataccaaacaCCAAATTAAGAACTGACAGCAACAGCCGATTTTTTgacatataaaattatttcttaaatacctTATAAGACTTTTATCGGATCGCAGCAAATCATTAAAACTAACTATGTTTATTATTAGATTAACAATCTTGTATAAAACTTTCGAATTACGTTTtcttttcgatatttttgttCAGTTTACGGGGGCAAGGGTGGTGATCgtggcaaaaatatgaatCTACAAATTTCATCTGcgtgcaacaataacaactccTATACAATAAAATCAATCAGCTTTTATTCCGCTTGCGTTAAATAATGCCACTTATTTGATTGAGATTGAGTTAAGGTCAGCGACCAGATTTTCTAATCTGAATttaatgtggtatatcgatatagtaacacattcaaaatgtaccatagacgacacaatataccagattgaaagccaaagcaactaagacctcTAGTAAGTAGGCATTTTGCCCAtccaaaagtatttctttaataacttccacaatttttatctgatcgcaaccaaattttcagaaataaataataaactactatagttgttattgtatataccaattcGCAGctatagctttaaaattacgcttgttattcgattattttgatttgaaacaaacttgatctgcgtgcaatcataataaatcctgtcgaaaataaattgtagctctatctcttatagtctctgagatccagtgtttcatacgcacggacggacagacggacatggctagatcgtctcggctgttgacgctgttcaataatatatatactttatagggtcggagatgcctccttctacctgttacataaatttcgtgccggcacaaagttataatacccttctaccctatgggtagcgggtataatgaaCGCCTTTGGACCGAAAACGATAAAAGTGGAATTGCTGTCAGCGGAATCAATTCCGCTAGCGATTTCTGTGGCCTCCTAATCTATGAGTAGCGAATATATAAGGTGATTTGCATATTACCACCTTGGGCTTTGTTATTTCTATAACCTTAATGTTGCTATCGAATAAAAACTTGAGAGTTATCCCATAAACAATGCAGAATGCGATGACTGTTTTAACGGTTActatttaatgtaataaacCATTTATATAGTTACATATAtaccaataataattttcgttAACATTCTTACTTAATTTTTagtcaattttaaaatgatttttcttATGATTTTGAAGATTAATTGtcatacattttgtattatttcatcttatatttaatttattatttggagACCTTATTTTACTAATGTATTATTCCTAAATTTTGCAGAAACTTGGATACCAAAAGCTCATCAAATTCGCAGTCAAATGACTGTAAAGATAGTTCGAATGATAAGAAGAAACCACATATTAAAAAAcctttaaatgcatttatgcTCTACATGAAAGAGATGCGTGCCAAAGTAGTTGCCGAATGTACACTGAAAGAGTCAGCAGCTATCAATCAGATTTTAGGAAGACGGGTAAGTTATTTAACAAagaactacaaaaataaattataaatttcacaaCTCAGCTGcagtattaagtattttttgaaaGGTTGTACCGAAATAACAATCTGCCTTTAAGTTTTCAGAGTTTTATCATTTCGACTCACAACAGGatattaaagaataaataataggaaattattttataaataacaaagtaACGTAATTGACCCACTGACTGacttatatacttatatatatacatatatatatatatatatatgtatatgtcgggttattattattttcttccaTATTAAATTACGTGGATTGTATACGGCGAATAAACTTGATCACGCCACTGCCAACTTAGAAGTGTTCGCCAACCTTTTTGCATACCGAAAATGCTCTTCAGAAAAGCTGCAACGAACATActtctatctctgtctctcgcaGTGGCTCAAGCATACACGCACAACAATCGTAGTGTGTATCTCTCTTTCGAGCCTCTATCCTCACGCAACATCTCTCTCTTAAACGTCTAACCTCACGcaacatctctctctctcatgtTCGCATCGAACTATCCTGACCATCTGGCGAATAGAAGGATCAAAGCGTACTAACAAACAACCGTTATAGTGTAGAGACAAGAAATGTCACTTGGTACGCGTATTTCATTTAAGTCTTTTACACTGACTACCATAATTTAAGATccgacatatatatatatatatatacattttctttatatatataatagataCACTGTAAGAGTGGCATATACTcgaacatatgtatatactcgATAAAGTAtacaataaaaccaaaaaattaactCATTCCAACATTAATGATGCATTTTTGTAGTGGCACGAACTGTCCCGCGAAGAACAAAGCAAATATTACGAAAAGGCGCGCCAAGAGCGTCAATTGCATATGGAGTTGTATCCGGGGTGGAGCGCACGAGATAACTACGGTTACGtgtcaaaaaagaaaaagcgtAAAAAAGACAGATCGACTGCGGATTCGGGAGGTATTGcacaaaattgtcaaatttgtaacactttttctctctatatttcttattttattctttaaacaactgcattcaatttttatttttccttgTGTTCGATTTTGTTAACAAATCTTTCATTGATAAAACacattgcatatttttacaTACGACACATATAACTAACaataacacacacagcacacacatttCACATCAGCTACTAATCCaccaaaataacaacaatttgaactaataacatttaattaattcaagtAACACTTATCAATGTAATTTGTGTAAATACTTAGAATAAATATTCTCGTACCGTacctaatattatattatttatcaaaaattacattaaaatcatattaaaataacatcAACAACCGCAACAAACTTTTGAACATTAAATTCGAAGTGTTAGAAAAGGAGATTGTATGATTCTCACATTTAgcatacattatttatatacagcTTGCACCTACTATAACATGCAGAAATTAGAAGTGTATTATTAACTGCAATAGAAAATTGACCATACTCTCATATTGTCTAGAGCTGCATTTGAAAAGATttcgaatttcatttttaacgtatattattttactgaTAAAATAGTtctaaaaaaatagaaagtgTTTCAAAAGagttataattttcaatttacaatgATGTCTGGCAGAccttaaaattaagttttatttagtAGGATTGaagttcaaaattaataaatttattgacaacattttctgttttcttaaacaattttgttattttaactGTTGTATTCTCGGTTAAAAGGTATGTCTTAGCTTTTTTAGATTTACACTTGGCGTTCAATTCTACCTTGATTAGAATTCCCCCTTCGTATGCTCCTTGTCCGTAGAAAAAGTTTTCGGACTACAAATTTGATCAAGGTTTGTCCTCTGAAGTAATAGGTGTACAGAAATTATTGGCAACATAAATACACTTACGATGACacgaatacaaaatatatttctttacgTTAAAATTGGCGATCAATGTCTAGAAATgaggaaaaaatatttaaagataatatcgttttatttaatgctttCATTTCCATAGTTTTTGAGCATAAGAAttaaaacaacacaaaatatatatacgaaCTTAGAAATCTCTAAACATGTGAACTTTCAATTGGCTAATGCATGCACCCGAAACCGTCTATAAGATCGATCAGTCAAAGCTTTTCCATAATACTATATGTATCTACGCAGAATATCATCTAATTATAATCGAACGTGATCTCGTGATATTTTCGTTGACAGGACTTTAACCTTTTGGcgttattattatacatatttaaataatgtatttatttttatctaatattatattgccttactttaaaaaaaaaaatttatttgcgcATAACGCAATATACTCAACcttaatatatacaataatacttataataaaggtatatttaatattgcgATATGcgcaaattttgtttacatatataacttataataatataaaatatataataattaaatcaatcgCCTcgacttaaattaaaataatcaatCCACATCGATTGtactgaatactgaatacaAATACTACTATTACCTACAATTCTCAATTTTTGCGACACCTTCGCAATCGCATATGACCATATGACCATCTCACAACCCCAGTGGCATGCATTGGGGCGTGAGGAGCAGGCTAAATATTACGAGTTGGCTCGACGGGAACGTCAACTGCACATGCAAATGTATCCCGATTGGAGTTCACGCACGAACACCACACGCGGAAAGAAGCGGAAGCGGAAGCCAGAGGCAAGCAACGACGGAGGAGGTTAGATTTACTTTATTAAACTCTCTTGTACGATACATACTTATGTACTAtatcaattattcaattaaaaatcaattattcaaatataaaccttaataatatgtatgtcATCAATTTGTGTTGACACTAAATTGAAAAGAGCTTCGAAATTagtcaaccaaaaaaaagtcaCATCACGCActatttaatatgtatgtataaaaaataactacaATATATAGACGTTGCAGCATAGGCTTTAAAATTGAAGGCAGGTTGAGTGATGTTAAATAGATTTTAAGAATAATCGGAATcggaaaataatacaataaatgaatactattttgacaaacaaaaaaataatagataTGGTAACTTATACATTTCGACAAATAAAGACAATTTGACATTGtctaaaatattgtttataatttatttcactaAGTGTGGTAAACTAATCTTCCAACTTCTTCACCCATTCACCGGATTATATGTTTTCTTTGTCTGAGTATCCATAAACGCaatgtaaatttacaaaaacaaaacgctgCACCgttagtatatataaaattgtccCAGTTGCctatattattttgcatatatataatgctatttatgtatatttacacACGTGAaagaaaaactacaaaatgtgTGCAGATTGAAAACTTGAACttaattgttatatatacatatacatatatataaggcattatatatattcaaaatatatagcCTTTCTTCATACCCATTTAttgcatgcatatttatgttttatatttattatattatttatttacatccAATTTCGTCAAAATCACAGTTTTTATTCTTACACAATTAGATATACTAATAATCCAGATCTTGCATAATTGAcgttttttaaatacaaattacaatcTTATTGTTCAGGGTATTCattttatgacattttaataatagctTAGAATGGGATAGCaggattttaaatattatttaaattctgaTTATAGACATAGCTTCAATCCAGCGTGAACCGttaagtatatttgtatgtacatatattagtttattattattaagttcaTTATTCAAGGGTAAGATATACATACTGCCTTTTATTTATCGTCAGTCAAAAATATAGTATGCTGGTATCATAAAACTTGTACTACGTAGCTCacttccatttttatttttttgttttttagttttgctgTAATGAATgctttgaatattttctaacaaactaacaaaagttgcaaataaattattaatttataatcataaaatctaaaaaaatacaatataatactTAATTATAACTGTTCAACTATCGttatcaaacaaaaacaactacaaacaaatttcttCTTAGGTAACAATATGAAAAAGTGTCGAGCTCGATTTGGTCTGGATCAGCAAAATCAATGGTGCAAGCCCTGCAGGTAGGTATTCGCCTAAAATACAACATATACTTCATTACccacatacataacataaaagCTATAATACGCACAAAAACATTTACGTATGGTTATACAAACGTGCTtgaaaaactacaaaatgcGTGAAGATTGAAAACTTGAAATAACATGACTATTACAACTTTTTATAGTCCGTATCCAGAAAGACAATTTACGATAATCTACTTTATATTTTGGTTAGAGAGTTGCGAAATTAAGATAACACTTGCCTTATGCAAATTGATTCccttatattttatattttagtcaATTCGAAAACATAAAGTTAACCTAAAGGTATACAGTCCTtgcacaatttatttgaattaacttgtattatttttttatgataaatgcataaatatatatgttaaatatattgaattttcaatatatagaAACCAGCTATCTTGCAGGCGAACATGGTCGAATGAATAATAACCTATTAATAATATGCGTGATTACATTGCATAAAACTCTGCAGGTCGATTGGTGCAAAAAAACTTATCATTAAACCaaactataatttttgaaCTGCGAACTTTAGGGTTTTCTTTGAGTGCTTTGAACTTTATGAACAAATATCGAGCTCTGTCTTTGAAAAGAACGTTTGTGACATTTATTTCTTACACAATTATGTAAAAAACACACGTATAAAAAGCTTaaacttttgtttctttgcGCCTACGTTATTTTCGCAGAAGAGTCCGATGTACCTGTCAATGTATTTTTGAATGTAGGATTTCATTAAAGTTTCAGTAATTAGTGATGATAATAGTTTAATAACATAAGGccaatgaatgaaattttcacGTATTCCTAATTTTTCAAACCTGCACTCATATAAATTAGAACATTCAAATGAATACATGCATATTCATTTGCATACATagacatataaatatacatatacatatacatatacatatacatatacatatacatatacatatacatatacatatacatatacatatacatatacatatacatatacatatacatatacatatacatatacatatacatatacatatacatatacatatacatatacatatacatatacatatacatatacatatacatatacatatacatatacatatacatatacatata is a genomic window containing:
- the LOC117573248 gene encoding protein pangolin isoform X3, with the translated sequence MDKDCINDPAKLHSLDYTELISKQNINIRTENKIPEEVLIESGSQSPSVSQQQKQSQTVTSESDNHCNESENECVKNANSIIMDHIFNNPLINNATSLTLKSENILRQQQYRELFQQWSKLDVDLTRGQSSWNHNRDTLLARIYSNNCSSQHQNLLATQLMYAQFLQQPQQQRHEVMGRDLRFHLFEFPGLEKTSIETESSSSSSKITQDNNNNFRTLSDIAADDSFQSDRKEENINHILDDQREKYSKSPIGKQTFIDSRSNFFREQKNILFDIKKGLEKWALLCKKFQLNLSASRQAFRSPYDANDHDVDDEQRKLQDSSTALELTVQMQLKSNRKKIDNMILQVRRLYQQWSSAELYYIRSLQRLGLSPDIENGSCYVDRANPRQLTHDTMALAAIALSAECDRREVKHENFWNPSASHTQDPDIHSRSLHDIENIILAQAATVLNQKTSCNDQGENTDSNSDEEATPLCIWHPSSISDQRSEPIQLGCSTAAEIVLEFASKSRLQNTMISETNAPPVQNPKDGMTKNCPVLNLSPITAHALKPENIVPCINDPSYLVDIQFPPTPSTPPTSSNSSCSTGPLGASSTSNNSGYHNRRKSRFARRIDIPATLLPNISATNNKKVFQEEVVSIANLPGCAKTSAATRTTIATSSSTVATVSTFQDRTLSNVLKTQYNSSTTANESKITNGNTPAGIGTTKAGAPSNNCEGITVFDVPYDLSIGSRLQKINLDTKSSSNSQSNDCKDSSNDKKKPHIKKPLNAFMLYMKEMRAKVVAECTLKESAAINQILGRRWHELSREEQSKYYEKARQERQLHMELYPGWSARDNYGYVSKKKKRKKDRSTADSGVACIGA